One stretch of Chiroxiphia lanceolata isolate bChiLan1 chromosome 1, bChiLan1.pri, whole genome shotgun sequence DNA includes these proteins:
- the THNSL1 gene encoding threonine synthase-like 1 isoform X3: MFHIFQYRPLRLITQNSLSSMCLKLMLSRPVAFAQIWKSWFSSHSLLGNKNIILMGPPGAGKTTIGRIVGQKLDCPVIDIDDDVLETSWNMSVSEKLQDVGYEEFLEEEGKALLNFSASGSVISLSGSNPMHAAGMQHMKKNGIVVYLDVPTTVIMSRLKSMAVDRIVGLSAGNSLKDILQFRKPFYKRWYDIRVFCGEDVAAEVVAEKVLDAVKRYQDSELETFISTRSGRSMEKDSHKYFSDIVIQGLAPDGGLFVPERRLPKFTAGEWQGLIEATYIERAEVILERCIHPADIPASKLAEIIGTAYGENFSCSKVAPVRHLAGNQFLLELFHGPTASFKDFALQLMPHLFASCIPRSCNYLILVATSGDTGSAVLDGFSRLHDTDKQRIAVMNFFPEDGVSPIQKSQMIGCQKENAWSVGVKSDFDFCQTAIKQIFTNSDFTGFLTVEYGTALAAANSINWARLLPQIVYHASAYLDLVHQGIIPFGSPVDICIPTGNFGNILAAFYAKMMGIPIRKCICASNENNVLTDFIRTGVYDLRGRKLIPTFSSAVDILKSSNLERYLHLIANEDGQLVTQLFNQLENQGHFQLRKDLLEKLQQDLVAGWCSEEDCLAAIHSVYSTTGYILDTHTAVAKVVADRLQDRTCPIIISSTAHYSKFAPAILRALRIAEINQNPLSQLHLLSSYSALPPIHWGLLETLKKTGNGDHQVCAADMSVLMHQIETLIQNHFMKVF; the protein is encoded by the coding sequence atgtttcacatttttcagtatCGACCTTTGAGACTAATAACCCAAAACAGTCTTTCTAGCATGTGTTTAAAACTGATGCTTTCAAGACCTGTTGCATTTGCACAGATATGGAAGTCATGGTTCTCAAGCCATTCTCttcttggaaacaaaaatattatcttgATGGGACCTCCAGGTGCTGGGAAAACAACGATTGGGAGAATAGTAGGCCAGAAACTAGATTGCCCTGTCATAGACATAGATGACGATGTCCTTGAAACATCCTGGAATATGAGTGTGTCAGAAAAACTGCAGGACGTTGGTTATGAGGAATTTctagaggaggaaggaaaagcccTGTTGAATTTTTCAGCATCTGGAAGTGTCATTTCCCTTAGTGGGTCCAATCCAATGCATGCTGCTGGCATGCAGcacatgaagaaaaatggaatAGTTGTGTATCTGGATGTGCCCACAACAGTCATAATGAGCAGGCTGAAATCAATGGCAGTGGATCGCATCGTGGGCCTGTCTGCTGGGAATTCTCTCAAGGACATACTTCAGTTTAGGAAGCCATTTTACAAAAGGTGGTACGACATCCGTGTTTTTTGTGGAGAGGATGTTGCAGCAGAGGTTGTAGCAGAAAAGGTACTTGATGCTGTGAAGAGGTACCAAGACTCAGAACTGGAAACTTTCATTTCAACTCGGTCTGGAAGGAGTATGGAAAAAGACTCTCATAAGTATTTCAGTGACATTGTTATTCAGGGCTTAGCCCCTGATGGAGGACTCTTTGTTCCTGAGAGACGACTTCCAAAATTCACTGCTGGAGAATGGCAAGGTCTGATAGAAGCAACTTACATTGAAAGAGCTGAGGTCATACTAGAAAGATGCATACATCCTGCTGATATTCCTGCTTCTAAGCTGGCAGAAATTATTGGAACTGCTTATGGAGAAAACTTTAGTTGTTCTAAAGTTGCCCCAGTAAGGCATTTGGCAGGCAATCAGTTCCTTCTGGAGTTATTTCATGGACCAACAGCATCATTTAAAGATTTTGCATTACAGTTGATGCCACATTTATTTGCCTCCTGCATTCCCAGAAGCTGCAATTACTTGATTCTGGTAGCTACttctggggacacagggagtgCTGTCCTAGATGGCTTTAGTCGTCTCCATGACACTGACAAACAGAGAATTGCtgtgatgaatttttttcctgaggatgGAGTAAGCCCAATTCAAAAATCCCAGATGATTGgctgtcagaaagaaaatgcatgGTCAGTGGGTGTCAAATCTGATTTTGATTTTTGCCAGACAGCTATAAAGCAAATCTTTACTAATTCTGATTTTACTGGCTTTCTTACAGTAGAATATGGAACTGCTTTAGCTGCAGCAAACTCCATAAACTGGGCACGACTGCTTCCTCAGATAGTTTATCATGCTTCTGCGTACCTTGATCTTGTTCATCAAGGTATTATTCCTTTTGGAAGCCCTGTGGATATTTGCATTCCTACAGGAAACTTTGGCAACATATTAGCGGCTTTCTATGCTAAAATGATGGGAATTCCTatcagaaaatgtatttgtgctTCCAATGAAAACAATGTTTTGACTGACTTCATAAGAACAGGTGTTTATGAtttgagaggaagaaaattaattcctacTTTTTCATCAGCAGTAGATATTTTGAAGTCCTCCAATCTTGAGCGATACTTGCACCTGATTGCTAATGAAGATGGACAACTGGTAACACAATTATTTAACCAGCTGGAAAATCAGGGCCACTTCCAGCTACGGAAAGATCTACTTGAAAAACTTCAGCAGGACTTAGTGGCCGGctggtgctctgaggaggaCTGTCTAGCTGCCATTCACTCTGTGTACAGTACTACAGGATATATTTTGGATACGCACACAGCTGTTGCTAAAGTAGTTGCAGATCGATTGCAGGATAGAACTTGCCCGATTATTATTTCATCTACAGCTCATTATTCTAAGTTTGCACCTGCTATCTTGAGGGCCTTGAGGATTGCAGAAATAAACCAGAATCCATTAAGTCAGCTTCACTTGCTGAGTTCTTACAGCGCTCTGCCTCCAATCCACTGGGGCCTATTAGAGACCCTGAAAAAGACAGGGAATGGGGATCAccaggtctgtgctgctgatATGAGCGTGCTGATGCACCAGATAGAAACCTTAATTCAAAATCATTTCATGAAAGTTTTTTGA
- the THNSL1 gene encoding threonine synthase-like 1 isoform X2, which produces MYRSSSQIPCSVWHPFRRDLNATHSALLLHNTLSGLSSCLGKTPTVTHQKMFHIFQYRPLRLITQNSLSSMCLKLMLSRPVAFAQIWKSWFSSHSLLGNKNIILMGPPGAGKTTIGRIVGQKLDCPVIDIDDDVLETSWNMSVSEKLQDVGYEEFLEEEGKALLNFSASGSVISLSGSNPMHAAGMQHMKKNGIVVYLDVPTTVIMSRLKSMAVDRIVGLSAGNSLKDILQFRKPFYKRWYDIRVFCGEDVAAEVVAEKVLDAVKRYQDSELETFISTRSGRSMEKDSHKYFSDIVIQGLAPDGGLFVPERRLPKFTAGEWQGLIEATYIERAEVILERCIHPADIPASKLAEIIGTAYGENFSCSKVAPVRHLAGNQFLLELFHGPTASFKDFALQLMPHLFASCIPRSCNYLILVATSGDTGSAVLDGFSRLHDTDKQRIAVMNFFPEDGVSPIQKSQMIGCQKENAWSVGVKSDFDFCQTAIKQIFTNSDFTGFLTVEYGTALAAANSINWARLLPQIVYHASAYLDLVHQGIIPFGSPVDICIPTGNFGNILAAFYAKMMGIPIRKCICASNENNVLTDFIRTGVYDLRGRKLIPTFSSAVDILKSSNLERYLHLIANEDGQLVTQLFNQLENQGHFQLRKDLLEKLQQDLVAGWCSEEDCLAAIHSVYSTTGYILDTHTAVAKVVADRLQDRTCPIIISSTAHYSKFAPAILRALRIAEINQNPLSQLHLLSSYSALPPIHWGLLETLKKTGNGDHQVCAADMSVLMHQIETLIQNHFMKVF; this is translated from the exons ATG TATAGGAGTTCTTCACAAATTCCTTGCTCGGTTTGGCATCCCTTCAGAAGAGATTTGAATGCAACTCATTCAGCCTTGCTGTTGCACAACACT TTAAGTGGATTGTCAAGTTGCCTTGGAAAAACCCCCACAGTAACTCACCAGAAGatgtttcacatttttcagtatCGACCTTTGAGACTAATAACCCAAAACAGTCTTTCTAGCATGTGTTTAAAACTGATGCTTTCAAGACCTGTTGCATTTGCACAGATATGGAAGTCATGGTTCTCAAGCCATTCTCttcttggaaacaaaaatattatcttgATGGGACCTCCAGGTGCTGGGAAAACAACGATTGGGAGAATAGTAGGCCAGAAACTAGATTGCCCTGTCATAGACATAGATGACGATGTCCTTGAAACATCCTGGAATATGAGTGTGTCAGAAAAACTGCAGGACGTTGGTTATGAGGAATTTctagaggaggaaggaaaagcccTGTTGAATTTTTCAGCATCTGGAAGTGTCATTTCCCTTAGTGGGTCCAATCCAATGCATGCTGCTGGCATGCAGcacatgaagaaaaatggaatAGTTGTGTATCTGGATGTGCCCACAACAGTCATAATGAGCAGGCTGAAATCAATGGCAGTGGATCGCATCGTGGGCCTGTCTGCTGGGAATTCTCTCAAGGACATACTTCAGTTTAGGAAGCCATTTTACAAAAGGTGGTACGACATCCGTGTTTTTTGTGGAGAGGATGTTGCAGCAGAGGTTGTAGCAGAAAAGGTACTTGATGCTGTGAAGAGGTACCAAGACTCAGAACTGGAAACTTTCATTTCAACTCGGTCTGGAAGGAGTATGGAAAAAGACTCTCATAAGTATTTCAGTGACATTGTTATTCAGGGCTTAGCCCCTGATGGAGGACTCTTTGTTCCTGAGAGACGACTTCCAAAATTCACTGCTGGAGAATGGCAAGGTCTGATAGAAGCAACTTACATTGAAAGAGCTGAGGTCATACTAGAAAGATGCATACATCCTGCTGATATTCCTGCTTCTAAGCTGGCAGAAATTATTGGAACTGCTTATGGAGAAAACTTTAGTTGTTCTAAAGTTGCCCCAGTAAGGCATTTGGCAGGCAATCAGTTCCTTCTGGAGTTATTTCATGGACCAACAGCATCATTTAAAGATTTTGCATTACAGTTGATGCCACATTTATTTGCCTCCTGCATTCCCAGAAGCTGCAATTACTTGATTCTGGTAGCTACttctggggacacagggagtgCTGTCCTAGATGGCTTTAGTCGTCTCCATGACACTGACAAACAGAGAATTGCtgtgatgaatttttttcctgaggatgGAGTAAGCCCAATTCAAAAATCCCAGATGATTGgctgtcagaaagaaaatgcatgGTCAGTGGGTGTCAAATCTGATTTTGATTTTTGCCAGACAGCTATAAAGCAAATCTTTACTAATTCTGATTTTACTGGCTTTCTTACAGTAGAATATGGAACTGCTTTAGCTGCAGCAAACTCCATAAACTGGGCACGACTGCTTCCTCAGATAGTTTATCATGCTTCTGCGTACCTTGATCTTGTTCATCAAGGTATTATTCCTTTTGGAAGCCCTGTGGATATTTGCATTCCTACAGGAAACTTTGGCAACATATTAGCGGCTTTCTATGCTAAAATGATGGGAATTCCTatcagaaaatgtatttgtgctTCCAATGAAAACAATGTTTTGACTGACTTCATAAGAACAGGTGTTTATGAtttgagaggaagaaaattaattcctacTTTTTCATCAGCAGTAGATATTTTGAAGTCCTCCAATCTTGAGCGATACTTGCACCTGATTGCTAATGAAGATGGACAACTGGTAACACAATTATTTAACCAGCTGGAAAATCAGGGCCACTTCCAGCTACGGAAAGATCTACTTGAAAAACTTCAGCAGGACTTAGTGGCCGGctggtgctctgaggaggaCTGTCTAGCTGCCATTCACTCTGTGTACAGTACTACAGGATATATTTTGGATACGCACACAGCTGTTGCTAAAGTAGTTGCAGATCGATTGCAGGATAGAACTTGCCCGATTATTATTTCATCTACAGCTCATTATTCTAAGTTTGCACCTGCTATCTTGAGGGCCTTGAGGATTGCAGAAATAAACCAGAATCCATTAAGTCAGCTTCACTTGCTGAGTTCTTACAGCGCTCTGCCTCCAATCCACTGGGGCCTATTAGAGACCCTGAAAAAGACAGGGAATGGGGATCAccaggtctgtgctgctgatATGAGCGTGCTGATGCACCAGATAGAAACCTTAATTCAAAATCATTTCATGAAAGTTTTTTGA
- the THNSL1 gene encoding threonine synthase-like 1 isoform X1, with protein sequence MYRSSSQIPCSVWHPFRRDLNATHSALLLHNTQLSGLSSCLGKTPTVTHQKMFHIFQYRPLRLITQNSLSSMCLKLMLSRPVAFAQIWKSWFSSHSLLGNKNIILMGPPGAGKTTIGRIVGQKLDCPVIDIDDDVLETSWNMSVSEKLQDVGYEEFLEEEGKALLNFSASGSVISLSGSNPMHAAGMQHMKKNGIVVYLDVPTTVIMSRLKSMAVDRIVGLSAGNSLKDILQFRKPFYKRWYDIRVFCGEDVAAEVVAEKVLDAVKRYQDSELETFISTRSGRSMEKDSHKYFSDIVIQGLAPDGGLFVPERRLPKFTAGEWQGLIEATYIERAEVILERCIHPADIPASKLAEIIGTAYGENFSCSKVAPVRHLAGNQFLLELFHGPTASFKDFALQLMPHLFASCIPRSCNYLILVATSGDTGSAVLDGFSRLHDTDKQRIAVMNFFPEDGVSPIQKSQMIGCQKENAWSVGVKSDFDFCQTAIKQIFTNSDFTGFLTVEYGTALAAANSINWARLLPQIVYHASAYLDLVHQGIIPFGSPVDICIPTGNFGNILAAFYAKMMGIPIRKCICASNENNVLTDFIRTGVYDLRGRKLIPTFSSAVDILKSSNLERYLHLIANEDGQLVTQLFNQLENQGHFQLRKDLLEKLQQDLVAGWCSEEDCLAAIHSVYSTTGYILDTHTAVAKVVADRLQDRTCPIIISSTAHYSKFAPAILRALRIAEINQNPLSQLHLLSSYSALPPIHWGLLETLKKTGNGDHQVCAADMSVLMHQIETLIQNHFMKVF encoded by the exons ATG TATAGGAGTTCTTCACAAATTCCTTGCTCGGTTTGGCATCCCTTCAGAAGAGATTTGAATGCAACTCATTCAGCCTTGCTGTTGCACAACACT caGTTAAGTGGATTGTCAAGTTGCCTTGGAAAAACCCCCACAGTAACTCACCAGAAGatgtttcacatttttcagtatCGACCTTTGAGACTAATAACCCAAAACAGTCTTTCTAGCATGTGTTTAAAACTGATGCTTTCAAGACCTGTTGCATTTGCACAGATATGGAAGTCATGGTTCTCAAGCCATTCTCttcttggaaacaaaaatattatcttgATGGGACCTCCAGGTGCTGGGAAAACAACGATTGGGAGAATAGTAGGCCAGAAACTAGATTGCCCTGTCATAGACATAGATGACGATGTCCTTGAAACATCCTGGAATATGAGTGTGTCAGAAAAACTGCAGGACGTTGGTTATGAGGAATTTctagaggaggaaggaaaagcccTGTTGAATTTTTCAGCATCTGGAAGTGTCATTTCCCTTAGTGGGTCCAATCCAATGCATGCTGCTGGCATGCAGcacatgaagaaaaatggaatAGTTGTGTATCTGGATGTGCCCACAACAGTCATAATGAGCAGGCTGAAATCAATGGCAGTGGATCGCATCGTGGGCCTGTCTGCTGGGAATTCTCTCAAGGACATACTTCAGTTTAGGAAGCCATTTTACAAAAGGTGGTACGACATCCGTGTTTTTTGTGGAGAGGATGTTGCAGCAGAGGTTGTAGCAGAAAAGGTACTTGATGCTGTGAAGAGGTACCAAGACTCAGAACTGGAAACTTTCATTTCAACTCGGTCTGGAAGGAGTATGGAAAAAGACTCTCATAAGTATTTCAGTGACATTGTTATTCAGGGCTTAGCCCCTGATGGAGGACTCTTTGTTCCTGAGAGACGACTTCCAAAATTCACTGCTGGAGAATGGCAAGGTCTGATAGAAGCAACTTACATTGAAAGAGCTGAGGTCATACTAGAAAGATGCATACATCCTGCTGATATTCCTGCTTCTAAGCTGGCAGAAATTATTGGAACTGCTTATGGAGAAAACTTTAGTTGTTCTAAAGTTGCCCCAGTAAGGCATTTGGCAGGCAATCAGTTCCTTCTGGAGTTATTTCATGGACCAACAGCATCATTTAAAGATTTTGCATTACAGTTGATGCCACATTTATTTGCCTCCTGCATTCCCAGAAGCTGCAATTACTTGATTCTGGTAGCTACttctggggacacagggagtgCTGTCCTAGATGGCTTTAGTCGTCTCCATGACACTGACAAACAGAGAATTGCtgtgatgaatttttttcctgaggatgGAGTAAGCCCAATTCAAAAATCCCAGATGATTGgctgtcagaaagaaaatgcatgGTCAGTGGGTGTCAAATCTGATTTTGATTTTTGCCAGACAGCTATAAAGCAAATCTTTACTAATTCTGATTTTACTGGCTTTCTTACAGTAGAATATGGAACTGCTTTAGCTGCAGCAAACTCCATAAACTGGGCACGACTGCTTCCTCAGATAGTTTATCATGCTTCTGCGTACCTTGATCTTGTTCATCAAGGTATTATTCCTTTTGGAAGCCCTGTGGATATTTGCATTCCTACAGGAAACTTTGGCAACATATTAGCGGCTTTCTATGCTAAAATGATGGGAATTCCTatcagaaaatgtatttgtgctTCCAATGAAAACAATGTTTTGACTGACTTCATAAGAACAGGTGTTTATGAtttgagaggaagaaaattaattcctacTTTTTCATCAGCAGTAGATATTTTGAAGTCCTCCAATCTTGAGCGATACTTGCACCTGATTGCTAATGAAGATGGACAACTGGTAACACAATTATTTAACCAGCTGGAAAATCAGGGCCACTTCCAGCTACGGAAAGATCTACTTGAAAAACTTCAGCAGGACTTAGTGGCCGGctggtgctctgaggaggaCTGTCTAGCTGCCATTCACTCTGTGTACAGTACTACAGGATATATTTTGGATACGCACACAGCTGTTGCTAAAGTAGTTGCAGATCGATTGCAGGATAGAACTTGCCCGATTATTATTTCATCTACAGCTCATTATTCTAAGTTTGCACCTGCTATCTTGAGGGCCTTGAGGATTGCAGAAATAAACCAGAATCCATTAAGTCAGCTTCACTTGCTGAGTTCTTACAGCGCTCTGCCTCCAATCCACTGGGGCCTATTAGAGACCCTGAAAAAGACAGGGAATGGGGATCAccaggtctgtgctgctgatATGAGCGTGCTGATGCACCAGATAGAAACCTTAATTCAAAATCATTTCATGAAAGTTTTTTGA